One region of Alosa sapidissima isolate fAloSap1 chromosome 1, fAloSap1.pri, whole genome shotgun sequence genomic DNA includes:
- the wdr17 gene encoding WD repeat-containing protein 17 isoform X2 yields METLEWFCKSDADVKIKMSQVKQVGLLAAGCQPWNKDVCAASGDRFAYCATLAIYIYQLDHRYNEFKLRAIMSEHKKTITAISWCPHNAEVFASASADNLLIIWNVAEQKAVARLDNTKGIPSSLSWCWNANDSMAFVSHRGPLYVWAISGPDSGVTVHKDAHSFLSDICLFRWHPVKKGKVVFGHTDGSLSIFQPGSKNQKHVLRPEALEGTDEEDPVTALEWDPLSTDYLLVANLHNGIRLVDSESLCCITTFSFPSAAASVQCLAWVPSAPGMFITGDSQVGVLRIWNVSRSTPLDNFKLKKTGFHALHVLHSPPAKKSFNTISPTKNHYTSSTSEAVPPPTLSQNQAFSLPPGHAVCCFMDGGVGLYDMGSKKWDFLRDLGHVETIFDCKFKPDDPNLLATASFDGTIKVWDINTLTAVYTSPGNEGVVYSLSWAPGDLNCIAGATSRNGAFIWDVKKGKMITRFNEHGKNGIFCIAWSHKDSKRIATCSGDGFCIIRTIDGKLLHKYKHPAAVFGCDWSQNNKDMIATGCEDKNVRVYYLATSSDQPLKVFTGHTAKVFHVRWSPLREGILCSGSDDGSVRIWDYTQDACINVLSGHTAPVRGLMWNTEVPYLLTSGSWDYSIRVWDTRDGTCLDTVYDHGADVYGLTCHPSRPFTMASCSRDSTVRLWSLTPLIAPLLVNILTDHSWDDIIGNTDRAMVPGAAPLLCGKVSRDIKQELDKLTGDLSTKKLRWFSECFSPPGGSHNLWNLVAVINGQDDSLLPQSYGQDLMHMKHLIRFKTSEAQELTIVKMSKFGGGIGAPSKEERLKGAAEIHLRLGQIQRYCELMVELGEWDKALSVAPGVSLKYWKKLMQRRADQLMQEGNDDVIPYCVATGDVKKLVNFFMCRGQLKEALLVAQGACEGNIHVPQTSSANNNASTDNDDMEAYNGLLHSVCKELAEWYFQDGRAVLAACCHLAVDNTELAMATLIRGNELELAVYAGKVLGELAAPATHYVLELLARKYMTTATCFPSVANRDLACQLLQMIPDNEILLAKLCAFYPGSTAEIDELHERCGLPSLEECKDLAESAEGEGDVFNAVKYHLLSPEPDKALPIGMTFVKEQLTGSEWTVDSIYPVLDLLGYIRTDRLVLSKCSEHRNELLILCGYIGALLAISRQYISIVPALYEYTSQLLKRREVAVPLQIEQLSVELEAWRACMQSVVKGSVEPSYSPPSEAQREAYAQLLSRITEQPHMGLQGPDYVTGSNLPSHSEVQISCFTGVRIQGPVFFLEDGKSAISLNDALMWAKVNPFSPLGTGVRINPF; encoded by the exons ATGGAGACCCTTGAATGGTTCTGTAAGAGTGATGCTGACGTGAAG ATAAAGATGTCCCAGGTGAAACAGGTGGGTCTGCTGGCAGCTGGCTGCCAGCCCTGGAACAAAGACGTGTGTGCTGCCAGCGGCGACAGATTTGCCTACTGTGCCACCCTCGCCATCTACATCTATCAG tTGGATCACCGATATAATGAATTCAAACTCCGAGCCATCATGTCCGAGCACAAGAAGACCATCACAGCCATCTCCTGGTGCCCACACAACGCAGAGGTGTTTGCGAGTGCCAGTGCAGATAACCTTCTCATCATCTGGAACGTGGCGGAACAGAAGGCTGTGGCCAGGCTAGATAACACCAAAG GTATCCCCTCATCTCTGAGCTGGTGCTGGAATGCAAATGACAGCATGGCGTTTGTGTCTCACCGGGGCCCCCTGTATGTCTGGGCCATCTCGGGGCCCGACTCTGGGGTCACTGTCCACAAGGACGCCCACAGCTTCCTCTCTGATATCTGCCTCTTCCGCTGGCATCCTGTCAAGAAAGGCAAGGTGGTGTTTGGTCACACGGACGGGAGCCTGTCCATATTTCAGCCAG GCTCTAAGAACCAGAAGCATGTGCTGCGGCCAGAGGCCCTGGAGGGCACGGACGAGGAGGACCCCGTCACGGCTCTGGAGTGGGACCCGCTCTCCACAGACTACCTGTTGGTTGCCAACCTGCATAACGGCATCCGGCTGGTGGACTCCGAGTCCCTGTGCTGCATCACCACCTTCAGCTTCCCCAGCGCGGCCGCATCCGTGCAGTGCCTGGCCTGGGTCCCCAGCGCCCCTGGCATGTTCATCACCGGAG ACTCCCAAGTTGGTGTCTTGAGGATATGGAATGTTTCACGGTCAACACCTCTAGATAATTTCAAATTAAAGAAGACTGGATTCCACGCACTGCATGTGCTCCACTCCCCACCAGCTAAGAAAT CCTTCAACACAATATCTCCAACAAAGAACCACTACACATCGTCCACCAGCGAGGCAGTGCCGCCCCCGACCCTTTCCCAGAACCAAGCCTTCTCCCTGCCCCCCGGCCACGCGGTGTGCTGCTTCATGGATGGAGGCGTGGGGCTTTATGACATGGGGTCCAAGAAGTGGGATTTCTTGAGGGATCTG GGCCATGTGGAAACCATATTTGACTGCAAGTTCAAGCCAGACGACCCAAACCTTCTAGCGACCGCTTCATTCGATGGAACGATCAAAGTGTGGGACATCAACACACTCACTGCTGTTTACACGTCTCCAGGCAACGAGGGTGTGGTCTACTCCCTGTCCTGGGCACCTG GGGATCTTAATTGTATTGCTGGAGCAACTTCCAGAAATGGAGCCTTCATCTGGGATGTAAAAAAAGGGAAAATGATTACAAGATTTAACGAG CATGGGAAGAATGGCATATTTTGTATTGCTTGGAGCCACAAGGACTCAAAAAGAATAGCTACTTGTAGTGGGGATGGGTTTTG TATAATACGCACCATTGATGGAAAACTCTTGCACAAATATAAGCATCCTGCTGCAGTGTTTGGCTGTGACTGGAGTCAGAATAATAA AGATATGATAGCCACAGGCTGTGAAGATAAGAACGTGCGCGTCTATTATCTGGCCACCAGCTCCGACCAGCCTCTCAAGGTGTTCACAGGGCACACGGCCAAGGTGTTCCACGTGCGCTGGTCCCCACTGAGGGAGGGCATCCTCTGCAGCGGCTCCGATGACGG GTCGGTCCGTATTTGGGACTACACGCAGGACGCCTGCATCAATGTGCTGAGTGGCCACACGGCGCCTGTGCGCGGCCTCATGTGGAACACAGAGGTGCCGTATCTGCTCACCTCCGGCAGCTGGGACTACTCCATCCGCGTGTGGGACACCCGGGATGGCACCTGCCTTGACACCGTCTACGACCACGGGGCAGACGTCTATG GCCTTACCTGTCACCCAAGCCGGCCCTTCACCATGGCCTCGTGCTCGCGAGATTCCACAGTCAGACTGTGGTCTCTCACGCCTCTCATTGCTCCTCTCCTGGTAAACATTCTTACTGACCACAGCTGGGATGACATCATTGGGAACACAG ATCGTGCCATGGTGCCTGGGGCTGCTCCGCTTCTGTGTGGGAAAGTGTCCAGGGACATCAAGCAGGAACTGGACAAACTCACTGGTGACCTGAGCACAAAGAAACTGAGGTGGTTCTCTGAGTGTTTTTCT CCTCCAGGCGGCAGCCATAACCTCTGGAACCTTGTGGCGGTAATAAACGGGCAGGACGATAGCTTACTGCCCCAAAGCTACGGCCAGGACCTCATGCACATGAAGCACCTGATTCGCTTCAAAACC TCTGAGGCCCAAGAGCTGACGATTGTCAAGATGAGTAAGTTTGGAGGGGGCATTGGGGCCCCCAGCAAAGAGGAGAGGCTGAAGGGAGCTGCAGAGATCCACCTGAGGCTGGGCCAGATCCAGAGATACTGTGAACTCATGGTGGAACTGGGAGAG TGGGACAAGGCACTATCAGTAGCCCCTGGGGTGTCCCTGAAGTACTGGAAGAAACTCATGCAAAG GAGAGCAGACCAACTGATGCAAGAAGGTAATGATGACGTCATCCCCTACTGTGTTGCCACGGGCGATGTGAAGAAGCTGGTGAATTTCTTCATGTGCCGAGGCCAGCTAAAGGAAGCCTTACTCGTAGCACAG GGTGCTTGTGAGGGAAATATCCATGTGCCTCAGACCTCTTCAGCAAACAACAACGCGAGCACAGACAATGATGACATGGAAGCGTATAATGG gctcCTGCATAGTGTGTGTAAAGAGTTGGCAGAGTGGTATTTCCAGGATGGACGTGCAGTCTTGGCGGCCTGCTGTCATCTGGCAGTGGACAACACAGAG TTGGCGATGGCCACCCTTATCCGCGGTAATGAGCTGGAGCTGGCGGTGTATGCGGGCAAGGTGCTGGGGGAGCTGGCGGCTCCGGCCACACATTACGTACTGGAACTCTTGGCCAGGAAGTACATGACCACAGCGACCTG CTTTCCATCTGTGGCTAACAG GGACTTGGCGTGCCAGCTCCTCCAGATGATTCCAGACAATGAGATCCTGCTCGCCAAACTCTGTGCCTTCTACCCAGGCAGTACTGCTGAGATAGATGAGTTGCATGAGAGA TGTGGTCTTCCCAGTCTAGAGGAATGTAAGGACTTGGCAGAATCTGCTGAGGGTGAAGGGGACGTCTTCAATGCTGTCAAATATCATTTGCTGAGCCCAGAGCCAGACAAGGCCTTACCCATAGGAATGACTTTTGTGAAAG AACAGTTGACTGGTTCGGAATGGACAGTGGACTCCATCTATCCTGTTCTTGATCTACTGGGATATATCCGGACAGATCGACTTGTCCTGTCCAAGTGTAGTGA aCATCGCAATGAGCTGCTCATTCTCTGTGGCTACATTGGTGCACTACTGGCCATCTCAAGACAATATATCAGTATTGTCCCTGCACTTTATGAGTATACTAG tcagttGTTGAAGAGGAGAGAAGTAGCTGTTCCCTTACAGATCGAACAGCTCTCAGTGGAGCTAGAGGCTTGGAGGGCCTGCATGCAAAGTGTAGTCAA GGGCTCGGTGGAGCCATCGTACAGTCCTCCATCTGAGGCTCAGAGAGAGGCGTACGCCCAGTTGCTCAGCAGGATCACAGAGCAGCCTCACATGGGTCTGCAGGGCCCAGACTACGTGACCGGATCCAACCTGCCCAGCCACTCGGAAGTCCAGATATCCTGCTTCACTGGAGTCAGGATACAG GGCCCAGTGTTCTTCCTGGAGGACGGGAAGTCTGCCATATCTCTGAATGATGCACTGATGTGGGCCAAGGTCAACCCTTTCTCCCCACTGGGGACCGGCGTACGCATTAACCCCTTCTGA
- the wdr17 gene encoding WD repeat-containing protein 17 isoform X4: METLEWFCKSDADVKIKMSQVKQVGLLAAGCQPWNKDVCAASGDRFAYCATLAIYIYQLDHRYNEFKLRAIMSEHKKTITAISWCPHNAEVFASASADNLLIIWNVAEQKAVARLDNTKGIPSSLSWCWNANDSMAFVSHRGPLYVWAISGPDSGVTVHKDAHSFLSDICLFRWHPVKKGKVVFGHTDGSLSIFQPGSKNQKHVLRPEALEGTDEEDPVTALEWDPLSTDYLLVANLHNGIRLVDSESLCCITTFSFPSAAASVQCLAWVPSAPGMFITGDSQVGVLRIWNVSRSTPLDNFKLKKTGFHALHVLHSPPAKKSFNTISPTKNHYTSSTSEAVPPPTLSQNQAFSLPPGHAVCCFMDGGVGLYDMGSKKWDFLRDLGHVETIFDCKFKPDDPNLLATASFDGTIKVWDINTLTAVYTSPGNEGVVYSLSWAPGDLNCIAGATSRNGAFIWDVKKGKMITRFNEHGKNGIFCIAWSHKDSKRIATCSGDGFCIIRTIDGKLLHKYKHPAAVFGCDWSQNNKDMIATGCEDKNVRVYYLATSSDQPLKVFTGHTAKVFHVRWSPLREGILCSGSDDGSVRIWDYTQDACINVLSGHTAPVRGLMWNTEVPYLLTSGSWDYSIRVWDTRDGTCLDTVYDHGADVYGLTCHPSRPFTMASCSRDSTVRLWSLTPLIAPLLVNILTDHSWDDIIGNTDRAMVPGAAPLLCGKVSRDIKQELDKLTGDLSTKKLRWFSECFSPPGGSHNLWNLVAVINGQDDSLLPQSYGQDLMHMKHLIRFKTSEAQELTIVKMSKFGGGIGAPSKEERLKGAAEIHLRLGQIQRYCELMVELGEWDKALSVAPGVSLKYWKKLMQRRADQLMQEGNDDVIPYCVATGDVKKLVNFFMCRGQLKEALLVAQGACEGNIHVPQTSSANNNASTDNDDMEAYNGLLHSVCKELAEWYFQDGRAVLAACCHLAVDNTELAMATLIRGNELELAVYAGKVLGELAAPATHYVLELLARKYMTTATWDLACQLLQMIPDNEILLAKLCAFYPGSTAEIDELHERCGLPSLEECKDLAESAEGEGDVFNAVKYHLLSPEPDKALPIGMTFVKEQLTGSEWTVDSIYPVLDLLGYIRTDRLVLSKCSEHRNELLILCGYIGALLAISRQYISIVPALYEYTSQLLKRREVAVPLQIEQLSVELEAWRACMQSVVKGSVEPSYSPPSEAQREAYAQLLSRITEQPHMGLQGPDYVTGSNLPSHSEVQISCFTGVRIQGPVFFLEDGKSAISLNDALMWAKVNPFSPLGTGVRINPF; this comes from the exons ATGGAGACCCTTGAATGGTTCTGTAAGAGTGATGCTGACGTGAAG ATAAAGATGTCCCAGGTGAAACAGGTGGGTCTGCTGGCAGCTGGCTGCCAGCCCTGGAACAAAGACGTGTGTGCTGCCAGCGGCGACAGATTTGCCTACTGTGCCACCCTCGCCATCTACATCTATCAG tTGGATCACCGATATAATGAATTCAAACTCCGAGCCATCATGTCCGAGCACAAGAAGACCATCACAGCCATCTCCTGGTGCCCACACAACGCAGAGGTGTTTGCGAGTGCCAGTGCAGATAACCTTCTCATCATCTGGAACGTGGCGGAACAGAAGGCTGTGGCCAGGCTAGATAACACCAAAG GTATCCCCTCATCTCTGAGCTGGTGCTGGAATGCAAATGACAGCATGGCGTTTGTGTCTCACCGGGGCCCCCTGTATGTCTGGGCCATCTCGGGGCCCGACTCTGGGGTCACTGTCCACAAGGACGCCCACAGCTTCCTCTCTGATATCTGCCTCTTCCGCTGGCATCCTGTCAAGAAAGGCAAGGTGGTGTTTGGTCACACGGACGGGAGCCTGTCCATATTTCAGCCAG GCTCTAAGAACCAGAAGCATGTGCTGCGGCCAGAGGCCCTGGAGGGCACGGACGAGGAGGACCCCGTCACGGCTCTGGAGTGGGACCCGCTCTCCACAGACTACCTGTTGGTTGCCAACCTGCATAACGGCATCCGGCTGGTGGACTCCGAGTCCCTGTGCTGCATCACCACCTTCAGCTTCCCCAGCGCGGCCGCATCCGTGCAGTGCCTGGCCTGGGTCCCCAGCGCCCCTGGCATGTTCATCACCGGAG ACTCCCAAGTTGGTGTCTTGAGGATATGGAATGTTTCACGGTCAACACCTCTAGATAATTTCAAATTAAAGAAGACTGGATTCCACGCACTGCATGTGCTCCACTCCCCACCAGCTAAGAAAT CCTTCAACACAATATCTCCAACAAAGAACCACTACACATCGTCCACCAGCGAGGCAGTGCCGCCCCCGACCCTTTCCCAGAACCAAGCCTTCTCCCTGCCCCCCGGCCACGCGGTGTGCTGCTTCATGGATGGAGGCGTGGGGCTTTATGACATGGGGTCCAAGAAGTGGGATTTCTTGAGGGATCTG GGCCATGTGGAAACCATATTTGACTGCAAGTTCAAGCCAGACGACCCAAACCTTCTAGCGACCGCTTCATTCGATGGAACGATCAAAGTGTGGGACATCAACACACTCACTGCTGTTTACACGTCTCCAGGCAACGAGGGTGTGGTCTACTCCCTGTCCTGGGCACCTG GGGATCTTAATTGTATTGCTGGAGCAACTTCCAGAAATGGAGCCTTCATCTGGGATGTAAAAAAAGGGAAAATGATTACAAGATTTAACGAG CATGGGAAGAATGGCATATTTTGTATTGCTTGGAGCCACAAGGACTCAAAAAGAATAGCTACTTGTAGTGGGGATGGGTTTTG TATAATACGCACCATTGATGGAAAACTCTTGCACAAATATAAGCATCCTGCTGCAGTGTTTGGCTGTGACTGGAGTCAGAATAATAA AGATATGATAGCCACAGGCTGTGAAGATAAGAACGTGCGCGTCTATTATCTGGCCACCAGCTCCGACCAGCCTCTCAAGGTGTTCACAGGGCACACGGCCAAGGTGTTCCACGTGCGCTGGTCCCCACTGAGGGAGGGCATCCTCTGCAGCGGCTCCGATGACGG GTCGGTCCGTATTTGGGACTACACGCAGGACGCCTGCATCAATGTGCTGAGTGGCCACACGGCGCCTGTGCGCGGCCTCATGTGGAACACAGAGGTGCCGTATCTGCTCACCTCCGGCAGCTGGGACTACTCCATCCGCGTGTGGGACACCCGGGATGGCACCTGCCTTGACACCGTCTACGACCACGGGGCAGACGTCTATG GCCTTACCTGTCACCCAAGCCGGCCCTTCACCATGGCCTCGTGCTCGCGAGATTCCACAGTCAGACTGTGGTCTCTCACGCCTCTCATTGCTCCTCTCCTGGTAAACATTCTTACTGACCACAGCTGGGATGACATCATTGGGAACACAG ATCGTGCCATGGTGCCTGGGGCTGCTCCGCTTCTGTGTGGGAAAGTGTCCAGGGACATCAAGCAGGAACTGGACAAACTCACTGGTGACCTGAGCACAAAGAAACTGAGGTGGTTCTCTGAGTGTTTTTCT CCTCCAGGCGGCAGCCATAACCTCTGGAACCTTGTGGCGGTAATAAACGGGCAGGACGATAGCTTACTGCCCCAAAGCTACGGCCAGGACCTCATGCACATGAAGCACCTGATTCGCTTCAAAACC TCTGAGGCCCAAGAGCTGACGATTGTCAAGATGAGTAAGTTTGGAGGGGGCATTGGGGCCCCCAGCAAAGAGGAGAGGCTGAAGGGAGCTGCAGAGATCCACCTGAGGCTGGGCCAGATCCAGAGATACTGTGAACTCATGGTGGAACTGGGAGAG TGGGACAAGGCACTATCAGTAGCCCCTGGGGTGTCCCTGAAGTACTGGAAGAAACTCATGCAAAG GAGAGCAGACCAACTGATGCAAGAAGGTAATGATGACGTCATCCCCTACTGTGTTGCCACGGGCGATGTGAAGAAGCTGGTGAATTTCTTCATGTGCCGAGGCCAGCTAAAGGAAGCCTTACTCGTAGCACAG GGTGCTTGTGAGGGAAATATCCATGTGCCTCAGACCTCTTCAGCAAACAACAACGCGAGCACAGACAATGATGACATGGAAGCGTATAATGG gctcCTGCATAGTGTGTGTAAAGAGTTGGCAGAGTGGTATTTCCAGGATGGACGTGCAGTCTTGGCGGCCTGCTGTCATCTGGCAGTGGACAACACAGAG TTGGCGATGGCCACCCTTATCCGCGGTAATGAGCTGGAGCTGGCGGTGTATGCGGGCAAGGTGCTGGGGGAGCTGGCGGCTCCGGCCACACATTACGTACTGGAACTCTTGGCCAGGAAGTACATGACCACAGCGACCTG GGACTTGGCGTGCCAGCTCCTCCAGATGATTCCAGACAATGAGATCCTGCTCGCCAAACTCTGTGCCTTCTACCCAGGCAGTACTGCTGAGATAGATGAGTTGCATGAGAGA TGTGGTCTTCCCAGTCTAGAGGAATGTAAGGACTTGGCAGAATCTGCTGAGGGTGAAGGGGACGTCTTCAATGCTGTCAAATATCATTTGCTGAGCCCAGAGCCAGACAAGGCCTTACCCATAGGAATGACTTTTGTGAAAG AACAGTTGACTGGTTCGGAATGGACAGTGGACTCCATCTATCCTGTTCTTGATCTACTGGGATATATCCGGACAGATCGACTTGTCCTGTCCAAGTGTAGTGA aCATCGCAATGAGCTGCTCATTCTCTGTGGCTACATTGGTGCACTACTGGCCATCTCAAGACAATATATCAGTATTGTCCCTGCACTTTATGAGTATACTAG tcagttGTTGAAGAGGAGAGAAGTAGCTGTTCCCTTACAGATCGAACAGCTCTCAGTGGAGCTAGAGGCTTGGAGGGCCTGCATGCAAAGTGTAGTCAA GGGCTCGGTGGAGCCATCGTACAGTCCTCCATCTGAGGCTCAGAGAGAGGCGTACGCCCAGTTGCTCAGCAGGATCACAGAGCAGCCTCACATGGGTCTGCAGGGCCCAGACTACGTGACCGGATCCAACCTGCCCAGCCACTCGGAAGTCCAGATATCCTGCTTCACTGGAGTCAGGATACAG GGCCCAGTGTTCTTCCTGGAGGACGGGAAGTCTGCCATATCTCTGAATGATGCACTGATGTGGGCCAAGGTCAACCCTTTCTCCCCACTGGGGACCGGCGTACGCATTAACCCCTTCTGA